One region of Roseovarius faecimaris genomic DNA includes:
- a CDS encoding GntR family transcriptional regulator: MLYPTRPDPEPSAHDRVYRGLRGRVMHGEIGPGQPLTIRGIGAEYGVSMTPAREAVRRLSAEGALTLSHSGRVSTPELTNERIEELASLRSLIEVELASRALPRAHIALIDRLHSINTRISEDIARHDAVAYIKRNLEFHRTLYLRAQAPAMLAMAETVWLQLGPTMRVLYGRLDRKEAPRYHRLIIGALKAGDEPGLRLAVRSDVTEGLRMLKG, from the coding sequence ATGCTTTACCCCACCCGCCCTGATCCGGAACCCTCTGCTCATGATCGTGTGTATCGGGGGCTGCGAGGGCGTGTCATGCATGGCGAAATCGGGCCGGGCCAACCGCTGACGATTCGCGGAATAGGGGCCGAATACGGCGTATCGATGACGCCCGCGCGTGAGGCTGTGCGGCGCCTGTCGGCCGAAGGCGCGCTGACACTGTCGCATTCAGGCCGCGTCTCAACCCCGGAGTTGACCAATGAGCGGATCGAGGAACTCGCCTCCCTGCGCTCCCTGATCGAGGTGGAACTGGCAAGCCGTGCGCTCCCGCGGGCGCATATTGCGCTGATCGATCGGCTGCACAGCATAAATACCCGGATTTCCGAGGATATCGCCCGGCATGATGCCGTGGCTTACATCAAGCGGAACCTGGAGTTTCACCGCACGCTCTATTTGCGTGCGCAGGCCCCTGCGATGCTGGCGATGGCGGAAACGGTCTGGCTGCAACTGGGGCCGACGATGCGGGTGCTTTATGGTCGGCTCGACCGAAAGGAAGCACCGCGCTATCACCGACTGATTATCGGAGCGCTCAAAGCCGGAGACGAGCCGGGCCTGCGACTGGCGGTGCGTTCGGACGTGACCGAAGGCTTGAGGATGCTCAAGGGCTGA
- a CDS encoding M48 family metallopeptidase has protein sequence MGQHILPGNPPLAVTLRQSARARRISLRVSGLDGKVTLTIPRGVREGEALDFAREKEAWLRTQLSQRAAPILVGEGVSLPVDGIPRRIVMAGGRTVRLTGDEVLVGGAPDTAGARLQAWLKQRARGRLAAASDVYAAELGVRFDRLTLRDTRSRWGSCSARGGLMYSWRLVLAPPEVLDYVAAHEVAHLREMNHSPAFWSVVAQLCPGYEAPRRWLRENGAALHRYRFGN, from the coding sequence ATGGGCCAACACATCCTTCCGGGCAACCCCCCTTTGGCCGTGACCCTCCGGCAATCGGCGCGTGCGCGCCGGATTTCGCTGCGTGTCTCTGGGCTTGACGGCAAGGTGACCCTGACGATCCCGCGTGGTGTGCGCGAGGGAGAGGCGCTGGATTTCGCCCGAGAGAAGGAAGCGTGGTTGCGCACCCAACTGAGCCAGCGTGCCGCGCCGATCCTGGTTGGCGAAGGGGTCAGCCTGCCGGTGGACGGCATCCCGCGGCGAATCGTGATGGCCGGTGGGCGCACTGTGCGGCTGACGGGTGATGAGGTGCTGGTTGGGGGCGCCCCTGACACTGCCGGTGCCCGGCTCCAGGCCTGGCTGAAACAACGGGCGCGGGGCAGGCTGGCTGCGGCGTCCGATGTGTATGCGGCAGAGCTTGGCGTGCGCTTTGATCGCCTGACATTGCGCGATACGCGGTCGCGCTGGGGATCGTGTTCCGCGCGGGGCGGGCTTATGTATTCCTGGCGGCTCGTTCTCGCCCCGCCCGAGGTGCTTGATTATGTCGCCGCGCATGAGGTGGCGCATCTGCGCGAGATGAATCATTCACCGGCCTTTTGGTCGGTTGTGGCGCAGCTTTGCCCCGGCTATGAGGCCCCGCGGCGATGGTTGCGCGAAAATGGCGCAGCGCTGCACCGCTACCGCTTTGGCAATTGA
- a CDS encoding TIGR02300 family protein yields MPKEEWGVKRLCPTTGKRFYDLNKDPIVSPYTGEVVELDTGKSRSITADDEDAETKKMAEADVDTDADVLDDDVDVDLGDDVLEDDDDDDSVSLDEIADVASDDSDD; encoded by the coding sequence ATGCCCAAGGAAGAATGGGGTGTAAAGCGCCTTTGCCCGACCACCGGAAAGCGGTTCTACGATCTGAACAAGGATCCGATCGTCAGCCCCTATACCGGTGAAGTTGTCGAGCTGGACACCGGCAAGAGCCGGTCGATCACCGCAGACGACGAAGATGCCGAGACCAAGAAAATGGCCGAGGCCGATGTCGATACCGATGCCGATGTTCTGGACGATGATGTCGATGTCGATCTGGGCGATGACGTGCTTGAAGACGACGACGATGATGACAGCGTCTCGCTCGACGAGATCGCCGATGTCGCGTCGGATGACAGCGACGATTGA